From Catharus ustulatus isolate bCatUst1 chromosome 6, bCatUst1.pri.v2, whole genome shotgun sequence, a single genomic window includes:
- the MDK gene encoding midkine, with protein sequence MQVRSLLLLLALILVAAAAEAGKNKKEKAKKDGSKCEDWRWGPCVPNSKDCGLGYREGTCKDESKKLKCKIPCNWKKKFGADCKYKFESWGGCSAQTGLKTRSGILKKALYNAQCEETVYVTKPCSSKIKSKSKAKKGKGKD encoded by the exons ATGCAGGTTCggagcctcctcctcctcctggcgCTGATCCTGGTGGCTGCCGCTGCTGAGGCTGGCAAGAACAAGAAAG aaaaggcaaagaagGATGGCTCCAAGTGCGAGGACTGGCGCTGGGGACCCTGTGTTCCCAACAGTAAGGACTGTGGCCTGGGCTACCGCGAGGGAACTTGCAAAGATGAGAGTAAGAAGCTCAAGTGCAAGATCCCCTGCAACTGGAAGAAGAAATTTGGAG CTGACTGCAAGTACAAGTTTGAGAGCTGGGGAGGCTGTAGTGCTCAGACAGGCCTGAAGACTCGCTCTGGCATCCTGAAGAAAGCCCTGTACAATGCCCAATGTGAGGAGACTGTCTATGTGACCAAGCCCTGCTCCTCCAAGATCAAGTCGAAGTCCAAAG CAAAGAAGGGCAAGGGGAAGGACTAG
- the CHRM4 gene encoding muscarinic acetylcholine receptor M4 isoform X1 → MAAENRSAPGGGAPWAGLPDFIFQKELFAARDTDPMHNFSAQPWQAKMANLTYDNFTLGNLSEVAVQPPTNYKTVELVFIATVTGSLSLVTVVGNILVMLSIKVNRQLQTVNNYFLFSLACADLIIGVFSMNLYTVYIIKGYWPLGAVVCDLWLALDYVVSNASVMNLLIISFDRYFCVTKPLTYPARRTTKMAGLMIAAAWILSFVLWAPAILFWQFIVGKRTVPERECYIQFLSNPAVTFGTAIAAFYLPVVIMTVLYIHISLASRSRVRRHKPESRKERKTKSLRFLKGPMVKQNNNNSPKRAVEVKEEVRNGKVDDQPSAQTEATGHQEEKETSNESSTVSMTQTTKDKPTAEILPAGQGQSPANPRVNPTSKWSKIKIVTKQTGTECVTAIEIVPSKSGASNHNSLANSRPVNVARKFASIARSQVRKKRQMAAREKKVTRTIFAILLAFILTWTPYNVMVLINTFCETCVPETVWSIGYWLCYVNSTINPACYALCNATFKKTFKHLLMCQYRNIGTAR, encoded by the exons ATGGCCGCTGAGAACCGCTCGGCGCCGGGCGGCGGCGcgccctgggctgggctgcccg aTTTCATCTTCCAGAAGGAGCTGTTTGCTGCAAGAGACACAG ATCCCATGCACAACTTCTCTGCTCAACCCTGGCAGGCAAAGATGGCCAACCTGACCTACGACAACTTCACCCTGGGCAACCTCTCCGAGGTGGCTGTGCAGCCTCCCACCAACTACAAGACAGTGGAGCTGGTTTTCATTGCCACTGTCACTGGCTCGCTCAGCCTTGTCACTGTGGTGGGGAACATCCTGGTGATGCTCTCCATCAAAGTGAACCGCCAGCTCCAGACTGTCAACAACTATTTCCTCTTCAGCCTGGCCTGCGCAGACCTCATCATCGGGGTCTTCTCCATGAACCTCTACACGGTCTACATCATCAAAGGCTACTGGCCTCTGGGGGCTGTGGTGTGTGACCTGTGGCTGGCTCTGGACTATGTGGTGAGCAATGCCTCTGTCATGAACCTGCTCATCATCAGCTTTGACCGGTACTTCTGTGTCACCAAGCCCCTGACGTACCCGGCCAGGAGGACCACCAAGATGGCAGGGCTAATGATCGCGGCCGCATGGATATTGTCCTTCGTTCTCTGGGCCCCTGCCATCTTGTTCTGGCAGTTCATTGTGGGCAAGAGGACAGTCCCCGAGAGGGAGTGCTACATCCAGTTCCTCTCCAACCCAGCGGTGACATTTGGCACAGCCATTGCTGCTTTCTACCTGCCCGTGGTCATCATGACAGTGCTGTACATCCATATCTCTCTGGCCAGCAGAAGCAGGGTAAGGAGGCACAAGCCTGAGagcaggaaagagaggaaaaccaAGTCCCTCAGATTTCTCAAGGGCCCCATGGTCAAACAGAACAACAATAACTCTCCCAAGAGGGCCGTGGAGGTGAAGGAGGAGGTGAGGAACGGGAAAGTGGATGACCAACCATCTGCACAGACAGAGGCCACTGGCCatcaggaggagaaggagacaTCCAATGAGTCCAGCACTGTCAGCATGACCCAGACCACAAAAGACAAGCCCACAGCAGAAATCTTGCCAGCAGGGCAAGGACAGAGTCCAGCCAACCCCCGGGTGAACCCAACTTCCAAGTGGTCCAAGATTAAGATTGTCACCAAGCAGACTGGGACTGAATGTGTCACCGCCATTGAGATTGTCCCATCTAAGTCAGGTGCCTCTAACCACAACTCCCTGGCCAACAGCCGTCCAGTCAATGTTGCCAGGAAGTTTGCCAGTATCGCCAGGAGCCAGGTACGGAAGAAGCGCCAGATGGCTGCCCGAGAGAAGAAAGTCACCCGAACCATATTTGCCATCCTGCTGGCCTTCATACTCACATGGACACCCTACAACGTGATGGTCCTCATTAACACCTTCTGTGAGACCTGTGTGCCCGAAACTGTGTGGTCCATCGGCTACTGGCTCTGCTATGTCAACAGCACCATCAACCCAGCCTGCTATGCCCTCTGCAATGCCACTTTCAAAAAAACATTCAAGCACCTTCTCATGTGCCAGTACAGGAACATTGGCACAGCCAGATAA
- the CHRM4 gene encoding muscarinic acetylcholine receptor M4 isoform X2 translates to MHNFSAQPWQAKMANLTYDNFTLGNLSEVAVQPPTNYKTVELVFIATVTGSLSLVTVVGNILVMLSIKVNRQLQTVNNYFLFSLACADLIIGVFSMNLYTVYIIKGYWPLGAVVCDLWLALDYVVSNASVMNLLIISFDRYFCVTKPLTYPARRTTKMAGLMIAAAWILSFVLWAPAILFWQFIVGKRTVPERECYIQFLSNPAVTFGTAIAAFYLPVVIMTVLYIHISLASRSRVRRHKPESRKERKTKSLRFLKGPMVKQNNNNSPKRAVEVKEEVRNGKVDDQPSAQTEATGHQEEKETSNESSTVSMTQTTKDKPTAEILPAGQGQSPANPRVNPTSKWSKIKIVTKQTGTECVTAIEIVPSKSGASNHNSLANSRPVNVARKFASIARSQVRKKRQMAAREKKVTRTIFAILLAFILTWTPYNVMVLINTFCETCVPETVWSIGYWLCYVNSTINPACYALCNATFKKTFKHLLMCQYRNIGTAR, encoded by the coding sequence ATGCACAACTTCTCTGCTCAACCCTGGCAGGCAAAGATGGCCAACCTGACCTACGACAACTTCACCCTGGGCAACCTCTCCGAGGTGGCTGTGCAGCCTCCCACCAACTACAAGACAGTGGAGCTGGTTTTCATTGCCACTGTCACTGGCTCGCTCAGCCTTGTCACTGTGGTGGGGAACATCCTGGTGATGCTCTCCATCAAAGTGAACCGCCAGCTCCAGACTGTCAACAACTATTTCCTCTTCAGCCTGGCCTGCGCAGACCTCATCATCGGGGTCTTCTCCATGAACCTCTACACGGTCTACATCATCAAAGGCTACTGGCCTCTGGGGGCTGTGGTGTGTGACCTGTGGCTGGCTCTGGACTATGTGGTGAGCAATGCCTCTGTCATGAACCTGCTCATCATCAGCTTTGACCGGTACTTCTGTGTCACCAAGCCCCTGACGTACCCGGCCAGGAGGACCACCAAGATGGCAGGGCTAATGATCGCGGCCGCATGGATATTGTCCTTCGTTCTCTGGGCCCCTGCCATCTTGTTCTGGCAGTTCATTGTGGGCAAGAGGACAGTCCCCGAGAGGGAGTGCTACATCCAGTTCCTCTCCAACCCAGCGGTGACATTTGGCACAGCCATTGCTGCTTTCTACCTGCCCGTGGTCATCATGACAGTGCTGTACATCCATATCTCTCTGGCCAGCAGAAGCAGGGTAAGGAGGCACAAGCCTGAGagcaggaaagagaggaaaaccaAGTCCCTCAGATTTCTCAAGGGCCCCATGGTCAAACAGAACAACAATAACTCTCCCAAGAGGGCCGTGGAGGTGAAGGAGGAGGTGAGGAACGGGAAAGTGGATGACCAACCATCTGCACAGACAGAGGCCACTGGCCatcaggaggagaaggagacaTCCAATGAGTCCAGCACTGTCAGCATGACCCAGACCACAAAAGACAAGCCCACAGCAGAAATCTTGCCAGCAGGGCAAGGACAGAGTCCAGCCAACCCCCGGGTGAACCCAACTTCCAAGTGGTCCAAGATTAAGATTGTCACCAAGCAGACTGGGACTGAATGTGTCACCGCCATTGAGATTGTCCCATCTAAGTCAGGTGCCTCTAACCACAACTCCCTGGCCAACAGCCGTCCAGTCAATGTTGCCAGGAAGTTTGCCAGTATCGCCAGGAGCCAGGTACGGAAGAAGCGCCAGATGGCTGCCCGAGAGAAGAAAGTCACCCGAACCATATTTGCCATCCTGCTGGCCTTCATACTCACATGGACACCCTACAACGTGATGGTCCTCATTAACACCTTCTGTGAGACCTGTGTGCCCGAAACTGTGTGGTCCATCGGCTACTGGCTCTGCTATGTCAACAGCACCATCAACCCAGCCTGCTATGCCCTCTGCAATGCCACTTTCAAAAAAACATTCAAGCACCTTCTCATGTGCCAGTACAGGAACATTGGCACAGCCAGATAA